The proteins below are encoded in one region of Anguilla anguilla isolate fAngAng1 chromosome 3, fAngAng1.pri, whole genome shotgun sequence:
- the LOC118223393 gene encoding protocadherin alpha-C2-like isoform X1, whose translation MARIGCCNSIKKNVPIYFYLVFLLFGGLASAQIRYSIPEEREDGTVVGDIVQDLGLDLRTLSSRRIKITSDSAKRYFGINHKTGKLVVNDRIDRETLCEFSSTCLLNLEVVAENPFEVHNVEVEILDANDNAPQFSRDEYQLDVSESTLPRARFHVESAQDPDDGSNSIRQYQLSPNELFALESKKPLPNSKLVELVLKKALDREQIPFHQLILTAIDGGSPQRTGTAKINVRVLDSNDNVPVFDSSVYKVKLLENSPKDTLVIKLNATDADEGTNGEVIYSFSSYTPERVRQVFNMDPNTGEIRVRSQVDYEETSSYEMYVQAMDKGAGAEAVHCKVVVEVVDVNDNVPEIVLSSLSSPVREDARADTVVALISVTDRDSGPNKQVSLDIPPGLPFKVKSFRNYYTLVTSAFLDREDTAAYNVTLSATDSGTPPLSSKKTIQIDVADVNDNPPRFEQTSYTVYVVENNTPGASLCTVKAQDADINENARITYTVLNDNNHGIPVTSYVSVRADTGEAYALRSFDYESLREFHFQVKAQDGGIPPLSRVATVYIYVLDQNDHVPEIVYPPANGTRTTETVLKNVEAGHLVMKVAAYDADAGRNAWLLYSLEQATDPDLFKMHEHTGEIRTTRKIVEDNSTFFSLMVVVRDNGAPSLSSTATVNVAVMEVPPKMTPDPKKIIKPHRTLIFSNVTLYLIVALSATTFVFLLTVVVLAIVRCHAYCTQSGSCCPCCTSQKTPPQTGAAGGGGGGASGQQPNNNVVLRRDLKVEPHYIEVRGNGSLTKTYCYKTCLTATSGSDTFMFYNTGCPPGGTMGSERFFTGQSGQMFVRRLSMPDAALQPKPPNADWRYSASLRAGMQSSVHMEESSVMQGAQGVLVQNWPTVSSAADAEGGEVSPPVGAGINSNSWQFRYGPGPGPPQHLKPGEVPEAFIIPGSPAIISIRQGAGDGDDKGDFISFGKKEEKKKKKKKKGKEKKEKGKDDGEE comes from the exons ATGGCTCGTATAGGGTGCTGTAACAGCATAAAGAAGAATGTGCctatttatttctatttggtgtttttattattcGGTGGCCTTGCATCTGCACAAATACGGTACTCTATTCCCGAGGAACGAGAAGACGGAACGGTCGTTGGAGATATTGTGCAGGATTTGGGTCTCGATCTCCGAACTCTCTCCTCGCGACGGATTAAAATCACCTCGGACAGCGCAAAGAGGTATTTCGGTATTAATCACAAAACTGGAAAACTGGTTGTGAATGACAGAATAGACAGAGAGACGCTTTGCGAGTTTAGTAGCACATGCCTTTTAAATCTGGAGGTGGTGGCTGAAAATCCGTTTGAAGTACATAATGTGGAAGTAGAAATACTGGATGCGAATGACAATGCGCCGCAGTTCTCAAGAGACGAATACCAGCTGGACGTTTCAGAATCGACTTTACCCAGGGCTCGTTTTCATGTCGAGAGCGCGCAAGATCCGGATGATGGCTCCAATTCTATTCGGCAGTACCAACTCAGTCCAAACGAATTATTTGCGCTGGAATCCAAGAAACCCTTGCCAAACAGCAAGCTGGTTGAGCTCGTGCTTAAAAAGGCTCTGGATCGCGAGCAGATACCTTTCCATCAGCTCATTCTGACCGCCATAGACGGAGGCTCTCCTCAACGAACTGGCACAGCTAAAATAAACGTGCGTGTTTTGGATTCCAATGACAATGTCCCAGTGTTTGACAGTTCAGTATACAAAGTGAAATTGTTAGAAAACTCGCCAAAGGACACTCTTGTGATAAAGCTAAATGCAACAGATGCAGACGAGGGCACCAATGGAGAGGTTATCTACTCCTTCAGCAGCTACACCCCAGAGAGGGTCAGGCAAGTGTTCAACATGGACCCAAATACAGGGGAGATCAGGGTCAGGAGTCAGGTGGACTATGAGGAGACCAGCTCCTATGAGATGTACGTCCAGGCTATGGACAAGGGTGCCGGAGCGGAGGCCGTGCACTGCAAAGTGGTGGTGGAAGTCGTGGACGTGAACGATAACGTCCCGGAGATCGTGCTGTCCTCCCTGTCCAGCCCGGTGCGGGAGGACGCCCGGGCCGACACCGTGGTGGCCCTGATCAGCGTGACGGACCGCGACTCCGGCCCCAACAAGCAGGTGAGCCTGGACATTCCTCCGGGCCTGCCCTTCAAGGTGAAGTCCTTCCGGAACTACTACACCTTGGTGACGTCCGCTTTCCTGGACCGGGAGGACACCGCCGCCTACAATGTCACGCTGAGCGCCACCGACTCGGGGACGCCGCCCCTCTCCTCCAAGAAGACCATCCAGATCGACGTGGCCGACGTCAACGACAACCCGCCGCGCTTCGAGCAGACGTCCTACACCGTGTACGTGGTGGAGAACAACACCCCCGGGGCGTCCCTGTGCACCGTCAAGGCCCAGGACGCCGACATCAACGAGAACGCCCGCATCACGTACACCGTTCTCAACGACAACAACCACGGCATCCCGGTCACCTCCTACGTGTCCGTGCGGGCGGACACGGGCGAGGCCTACGCCCTGCGCTCCTTCGACTACGAGAGCCTGCGGGAGTTCCACTTCCAGGTCAAAGCGCAGGACGGCGGGATCCCGCCCCTCAGCCGCGTGGCCACCGTCTACATCTACGTGCTGGACCAGAACGACCACGTCCCCGAGATCGTGTACCCGCCCGCCAACGGCACCCGCACCACCGAGACGGTCCTGAAGAACGTGGAGGCCGGGCACCTGGTGATGAAGGTGGCGGCGTACGACGCCGACGCGGGACGGAACGCCTGGCTGCTCTACAGCCTGGAGCAGGCCACCGACCCGGACCTGTTCAAGATGCACGAGCACACGGGCGAGATCCGCACCACCCGCAAGATCGTGGAGGACAACTCCACCTTCTTCAGCCTGATGGTGGTGGTGCGGGACAACGGCGCGCCTTCGCTGTCCTCCACTGCCACCGTCAACGTGGCGGTGATGGAGGTGCCGCCCAagatgacccctgaccccaagAAGATCATCAAGCCGCACAGGACGCTGATCTTCTCCAACGTCACGCTCTACCTGATCGTGGCGCTCAGCGCCACCACCTTCGTGTTCCTCCTGACCGTGGTGGTGCTGGCCATCGTCCGCTGCCACGCCTACTGCACCCAGTCCGGCTCCTGCTGCCCCTGCTGCACGTCCCAGAAGACCCCGCCTCAGACCGGCGCCGCTGGcggcgggggaggcggggccagcggGCAGCAGCCCAACAACAACGTAGTGCTGCGGCGCGACCTGAAGGTGGAGCCGCACTACATCGAGGTGCGGGGCAACGGCTCCCTGACCAAGACTTACTGCTATAAGACCTGCCTGACCGCCACGTCGGGCAGCGACACCTTCATGTTCTACAACACGGGCTGCCCGCCGGGGGGCACCATGGGCTCGGAGCGCTTCTTCACGGGCCAGAGCGGCCAGATGTTCGTCCGGAGGCTCAGCATGCCGGACGCCGCGCTCCAG CCCAAGCCCCCGAATGCAGACTGGCGCTACTCGGCCTCGCTGCGAGCTGGAATGCAGAG CTCGGTGCACATGGAGGAGTCCTCGGTGATGCAGGGTGCTCAGGGGGTCCTGGTGCAGAACTGGCCCACCGTCTCCAGCGCTGCCG